The following are encoded in a window of Pseudomonas sp. JQ170C genomic DNA:
- the radC gene encoding RadC family protein yields the protein MSIRDWPAAERPREKLLEQGAISLSDAELLAIFLRTGAKGYSAVDLARYLLGQFGGLRELLEADDVRFNKEFGLGPAKFAQLQAVMEMSRRHLADQLRRGSALESPRAVKDYFKAQLRHEPHEVFACLFLDTKHRLLGFEALFRGSIDSASVYPRQVVKRALAHNAAALILCHNHPSGVSEPSQADVILTLRLKEALALIEVRLLDHFIVGDGEPLSMVEQGWFSASY from the coding sequence ATGAGTATCAGGGACTGGCCCGCAGCGGAGAGGCCGCGGGAAAAACTGCTGGAGCAAGGAGCGATCAGCCTTTCGGATGCCGAGCTGCTGGCGATCTTTCTACGCACCGGCGCCAAGGGCTATAGCGCGGTCGATCTTGCCCGTTATCTGCTCGGGCAATTCGGTGGCCTGCGTGAATTGCTCGAGGCCGATGACGTCCGTTTCAACAAGGAATTTGGCCTGGGCCCTGCCAAGTTCGCGCAATTACAGGCGGTGATGGAAATGTCCCGGCGCCACCTGGCCGATCAGCTGCGGCGTGGTTCGGCGCTGGAAAGCCCCAGGGCGGTAAAGGATTACTTCAAGGCCCAGTTGCGCCATGAGCCGCATGAAGTGTTCGCCTGCCTGTTTCTTGACACCAAGCACCGGCTGCTGGGCTTTGAAGCGCTGTTTCGCGGTTCTATCGACAGTGCCAGCGTTTATCCCAGGCAAGTGGTCAAGCGCGCCCTGGCGCACAACGCGGCGGCGCTGATTCTCTGCCATAACCACCCGTCCGGCGTTTCGGAGCCGAGCCAGGCCGACGTGATCCTCACGCTACGCCTCAAGGAGGCGCTGGCTTTGATCGAGGTGCGGCTGCTCGACCATTTCATTGTTGGCGACGGTGAGCCGCTATCCATGGTCGAGCAGGGCTGGTTCAGCGCGTCGTACTGA
- the coaBC gene encoding bifunctional phosphopantothenoylcysteine decarboxylase/phosphopantothenate--cysteine ligase CoaBC gives MQRLYRKRIVLGVGGGIAAYKSAELVRRLLEHGAQVRVVMTRGGAEFITPLTLQALSGHPVHMDLLDPAAEAAMGHIELAKWADLVLIAPATADLLARLAQGVADDLLTTLVLATDATVAVAPAMNQAMWRDPATQANLDLLQSRNIQVFGPASGSQACGDVGLGRMLEANDLAWCAAESFQRQSLTGKHIVITAGPTQENIDPVRYITNHSSGKMGFALAEAAVEAGAKVTLISGPVHLPTPDRASRIDVVSARDMLAACEAAMPCDIFIASAAVADYRPEVVAPQKLKKDPTTGDGLLLQMVRNPDILATIATRPDRPFSVGFAAETEHLLDYAARKLKDKNLDLIVANDVANPSIGFNSEENACSVIDRQLQETLFAQTSKGKIARQLVAFIAERLNQV, from the coding sequence ATGCAGCGGCTGTATCGTAAGCGCATCGTTCTCGGCGTCGGCGGCGGCATCGCCGCCTACAAGAGTGCCGAACTGGTTCGCCGACTCCTGGAACACGGCGCGCAAGTGCGTGTCGTCATGACCCGCGGCGGCGCTGAGTTCATCACGCCGCTGACCCTGCAGGCACTGTCCGGCCACCCGGTGCACATGGACCTATTGGACCCTGCTGCCGAAGCGGCGATGGGCCATATCGAACTGGCCAAGTGGGCCGACCTGGTGCTGATCGCGCCGGCCACTGCAGATCTGCTGGCCCGCCTGGCACAGGGCGTGGCCGATGACCTGCTGACCACCCTGGTACTGGCCACCGACGCCACCGTGGCTGTCGCCCCGGCCATGAACCAGGCCATGTGGCGCGACCCTGCCACCCAGGCCAATCTCGACCTGCTGCAAAGTCGAAACATCCAGGTCTTTGGCCCGGCCTCCGGCAGCCAGGCCTGTGGCGATGTCGGCCTGGGCCGCATGCTCGAGGCCAACGACCTGGCCTGGTGCGCGGCCGAAAGCTTCCAGCGCCAGTCGCTGACCGGCAAGCACATTGTGATCACCGCCGGCCCGACCCAGGAAAACATCGACCCGGTGCGCTACATCACCAACCATAGCTCCGGAAAAATGGGCTTCGCCCTGGCCGAGGCCGCCGTCGAGGCGGGTGCCAAGGTGACCTTGATCAGCGGCCCGGTCCATCTGCCAACGCCTGACCGGGCGTCGCGCATCGACGTTGTCAGCGCCCGCGACATGCTGGCCGCCTGTGAAGCAGCCATGCCCTGCGATATTTTCATCGCCTCAGCCGCGGTCGCAGACTACCGCCCTGAAGTGGTCGCGCCGCAAAAACTCAAGAAAGACCCTACGACAGGTGACGGCCTGCTGCTGCAGATGGTCCGTAACCCGGACATTCTCGCCACCATCGCCACCCGCCCTGATCGCCCGTTCAGCGTCGGCTTTGCCGCCGAGACCGAACACCTGCTCGATTACGCAGCGCGCAAGCTCAAGGACAAGAATCTCGACCTGATTGTCGCCAACGATGTGGCCAACCCCAGCATCGGCTTCAACAGCGAGGAGAACGCCTGCAGCGTGATCGATCGCCAGCTCCAAGAAACACTCTTCGCACAAACCAGCAAGGGCAAGATCGCCCGCCAGCTGGTTGCTTTCATTGCCGAACGTCTCAACCAGGTTTAA
- the dut gene encoding dUTP diphosphatase, with translation MHALQAKILDPRIGNEFPLPQYATPGSAGLDLRAMLKEDTVLEPGQTLLIPTGLSIYIGDPGLAAMILPRSGLGHKHGIVLGNLVGLIDSDYQGELMVSCWNRGQTPFTIAIGERIAQLVLVPVVQAHFDIVETFDESQRGAGGFGHSGSH, from the coding sequence ATGCACGCTCTACAAGCCAAGATTCTCGACCCACGCATCGGCAACGAATTCCCGCTGCCGCAGTACGCCACACCAGGTTCGGCCGGCCTCGACCTGCGCGCCATGCTCAAGGAAGACACCGTCCTCGAGCCGGGCCAGACCCTGCTGATCCCTACCGGCCTGTCGATCTACATCGGTGATCCAGGCCTTGCGGCCATGATCCTGCCTCGTTCGGGCCTGGGTCACAAACACGGCATCGTGCTGGGCAACTTGGTCGGCCTGATCGACTCCGACTACCAGGGTGAACTGATGGTGTCGTGCTGGAACCGTGGTCAGACCCCTTTCACCATCGCCATCGGCGAGCGCATCGCACAATTGGTGCTGGTGCCCGTGGTACAAGCGCACTTCGACATCGTCGAAACCTTCGACGAGAGCCAGCGTGGCGCTGGCGGCTTCGGTCATTCCGGAAGCCACTGA
- the argB gene encoding acetylglutamate kinase — protein sequence MTLDRDAATHVAKVLSEALPYIRRFVGKTLVIKYGGNAMESEELKTGFARDVVLMKAVGINPVVVHGGGPQIGDLLKRLSIESHFIDGMRVTDAQTMDVVEMVLGGQVNKDIVNLINRHGGSAIGLTGKDAELIRAKKLTVTRQTPEMTTPEIIDIGHVGEVVGVNTDLLNMLVKGDFIPVIAPIGVGANGESYNINADLVAGKVAEALKAEKLMLLTNIAGLMDKQGTVLTGLTTEQVNELIADGTIYGGMLPKIRCALEAVQGGVNSSHIIDGRVPNAVLLEIFTDSGVGTLITNHQPR from the coding sequence ATGACCCTCGATCGCGATGCCGCCACCCATGTCGCCAAGGTTTTGTCCGAAGCGCTGCCTTACATTCGCCGCTTTGTCGGTAAAACCCTGGTGATCAAATACGGCGGCAACGCGATGGAGAGCGAAGAGCTCAAAACCGGCTTTGCTCGCGATGTGGTACTGATGAAGGCCGTGGGTATCAACCCGGTGGTTGTACACGGCGGCGGCCCGCAGATCGGTGATCTGCTCAAGCGCCTGTCAATCGAGAGCCACTTCATCGATGGCATGCGCGTTACCGACGCGCAGACCATGGACGTGGTGGAGATGGTCCTGGGCGGCCAGGTGAACAAGGACATCGTCAACCTGATCAACCGTCATGGCGGCAGCGCCATCGGCCTGACCGGTAAGGATGCCGAGCTGATTCGTGCGAAGAAGCTCACCGTTACCCGCCAGACGCCGGAGATGACCACACCGGAAATCATCGACATCGGTCATGTCGGCGAAGTGGTCGGCGTTAACACCGACCTGCTGAACATGCTCGTCAAAGGCGATTTCATTCCCGTGATCGCGCCGATCGGCGTGGGCGCCAACGGTGAGTCGTACAACATCAACGCCGACCTGGTCGCCGGCAAGGTCGCCGAAGCCCTGAAAGCCGAGAAGCTGATGCTGCTGACCAACATCGCTGGCCTGATGGACAAGCAGGGCACCGTGCTCACCGGCCTGACCACCGAGCAGGTCAACGAGCTGATCGCTGACGGCACCATCTACGGCGGCATGCTGCCGAAGATCCGCTGCGCCCTGGAAGCAGTGCAAGGCGGCGTCAACAGCTCGCACATTATTGATGGTCGAGTACCCAATGCGGTGCTGTTGGAGATTTTCACCGACAGCGGCGTGGGTACCTTGATTACCAATCACCAGCCGCGCTGA
- the pyrE gene encoding orotate phosphoribosyltransferase: MQPYQRDFIRFAIDRGVLRFGEFTLKSGRTSPYFFNAGLFNSGSALAQLGRFYAAAIVDSKIPFDVLFGPAYKGIPLAAATAVALAEHHDLDLPWCFNRKEAKAHGEGGSLVGAPLTGDVLIIDDVITAGTAIREVMQIIQGQQAKAAGVLIALNRQERGNGELSAIQEVERDFGIPVVSIVSLTQVLQFLADDPALKQHLPAVEAYRAQYGI, translated from the coding sequence ATGCAGCCGTATCAGCGCGACTTCATTCGTTTTGCCATCGACCGCGGGGTTCTGCGCTTCGGTGAGTTCACTCTCAAGTCGGGCCGCACCAGCCCGTACTTCTTCAATGCCGGCCTGTTCAACAGCGGCTCGGCCCTGGCCCAGCTCGGACGTTTCTATGCGGCGGCGATCGTCGACAGCAAGATTCCGTTCGATGTGCTGTTCGGCCCCGCCTACAAGGGTATTCCCCTGGCGGCAGCCACTGCGGTGGCCCTGGCTGAGCACCACGACCTCGACCTGCCATGGTGCTTCAACCGCAAGGAAGCCAAGGCTCATGGCGAAGGCGGCAGCCTGGTCGGTGCTCCGCTGACAGGCGACGTGCTGATCATTGACGACGTGATCACTGCCGGCACCGCCATCCGCGAAGTCATGCAGATCATCCAGGGCCAGCAGGCCAAGGCTGCGGGCGTTCTGATCGCCTTGAACCGCCAGGAGCGGGGCAACGGTGAGTTGTCGGCGATTCAGGAAGTGGAGCGCGACTTCGGCATTCCGGTGGTCAGCATCGTCTCGCTGACCCAGGTGCTGCAGTTCCTCGCAGACGATCCGGCGCTCAAGCAGCACTTGCCGGCCGTCGAGGCCTATCGGGCCCAATACGGGATCTGA
- a CDS encoding exodeoxyribonuclease III, with product MRIISVNVNGIQAAVERGLLSWLQAQNADVICLQDTRASAFELDDPAFQLDGYFLYACDAEVPAQGGVALYSRLQPKAVISGLGFETADRYGRYLQADFDKVSIATLLLPSGMNGDEDLNQKFKLMDDFAKYLDKQRRKRREYIYCGSLYVAQQKLDVKNWRDGQQSPGFLAPERAWMDTVVGDMGYVDALREVSREGDQYSWWPDNEQAEMLNLGWRFDYQLLTPGLRRFVRSARLPRQPRFSQHAPLIVDYDWTLTI from the coding sequence ATGCGGATCATCAGTGTGAACGTTAATGGCATTCAGGCTGCAGTCGAGCGTGGTTTGCTCAGCTGGCTGCAAGCCCAGAATGCCGACGTCATCTGCCTTCAGGATACCCGCGCCTCGGCCTTTGAACTCGACGACCCAGCTTTCCAGCTCGATGGCTACTTCCTTTATGCCTGCGATGCAGAAGTTCCCGCCCAAGGCGGCGTGGCACTTTATTCGCGGTTGCAGCCCAAGGCAGTCATCAGCGGCCTGGGCTTCGAGACAGCCGATCGCTACGGACGTTACCTGCAGGCCGATTTCGACAAGGTAAGCATCGCAACGCTGCTGCTGCCTTCTGGAATGAACGGCGACGAAGACTTGAACCAGAAGTTCAAGTTGATGGACGACTTCGCCAAGTACCTGGACAAACAGCGACGCAAACGTCGTGAGTACATCTATTGCGGCTCGTTGTACGTGGCGCAGCAGAAGCTCGACGTCAAGAACTGGCGCGACGGCCAGCAGTCGCCAGGCTTCCTGGCGCCGGAGCGGGCCTGGATGGACACCGTTGTCGGTGACATGGGTTATGTCGACGCCCTGCGCGAAGTCAGCCGTGAAGGCGACCAATACAGCTGGTGGCCAGACAACGAGCAAGCCGAAATGCTGAACCTGGGCTGGCGCTTTGACTACCAGCTGCTGACCCCTGGCCTGCGTCGCTTTGTGCGAAGCGCTCGCCTGCCACGTCAGCCACGCTTCTCCCAGCACGCGCCACTGATCGTGGACTACGACTGGACGCTGACGATCTGA
- a CDS encoding DUF4870 domain-containing protein, with the protein MSEQPLQLPTPNAEIRQWAMFCHLAALLGLIVPFGNLLGPLVMWIWKKDLDPFIDAQGKEALNFQLTVFLASIICFALMFVLVGIVLFGMLMVAVLVLTIIAGVKANDGQPYRYPLTWRPIK; encoded by the coding sequence ATGAGCGAGCAGCCGCTACAGTTGCCCACCCCCAATGCCGAGATCAGGCAATGGGCGATGTTCTGCCACCTCGCCGCGTTGCTGGGCCTGATTGTTCCGTTCGGCAACTTGCTCGGGCCGCTGGTGATGTGGATCTGGAAGAAAGACCTGGATCCGTTCATTGATGCCCAGGGCAAGGAAGCGCTCAACTTCCAACTCACCGTGTTCCTGGCATCGATCATCTGCTTTGCGCTGATGTTCGTGCTGGTGGGCATTGTGCTGTTTGGCATGTTGATGGTCGCCGTGCTGGTTCTGACCATCATTGCCGGGGTCAAGGCCAACGATGGCCAGCCCTATCGCTATCCGCTGACCTGGCGTCCGATCAAATAA
- the rph gene encoding ribonuclease PH: MKRPSGRVADQLRSIRITRNYTKHAEGSVLVEFGDTKVVCTVSVENGVPRFLKGQGQGWLTAEYGMLPRSTGERNQREAARGKQGGRTLEIQRLIGRSLRAALDMSKLGDITLYVDCDVIQADGGTRTASITGAMVALVDALRVVKKRGGLKGGDPLKHMIAAVSVGMYQGEAVLDLDYLEDSAAETDLNVVMTSQGGFIEVQGTAEGAPFQPEELNAMLALAQKGMVDLFELQKASLAD; the protein is encoded by the coding sequence ATGAAACGTCCAAGTGGTCGCGTTGCCGATCAGCTCCGCTCGATCCGCATCACCCGCAACTACACCAAACACGCCGAGGGATCAGTACTGGTCGAGTTCGGTGACACCAAAGTCGTGTGCACGGTAAGCGTCGAAAACGGCGTGCCGCGATTCCTCAAGGGCCAGGGCCAGGGCTGGTTGACCGCCGAGTACGGCATGCTGCCGCGCTCCACCGGCGAACGTAACCAGCGTGAAGCTGCCCGTGGCAAGCAGGGTGGCCGCACCCTCGAGATCCAGCGCCTGATCGGCCGCTCGCTGCGCGCCGCACTGGACATGAGCAAGCTGGGCGACATCACCCTGTACGTCGACTGCGACGTGATCCAGGCTGACGGCGGCACCCGCACCGCTTCGATCACGGGCGCCATGGTTGCCCTGGTTGATGCGCTGCGTGTGGTCAAGAAACGTGGTGGCCTCAAAGGCGGCGACCCGCTCAAGCACATGATCGCCGCTGTTTCGGTCGGCATGTATCAGGGCGAGGCCGTGCTCGACCTGGACTACCTGGAAGACTCGGCTGCCGAGACTGACCTGAACGTGGTCATGACCAGCCAGGGTGGCTTCATCGAAGTCCAGGGCACCGCTGAAGGCGCACCGTTCCAGCCAGAAGAGCTCAACGCCATGCTGGCGCTGGCGCAGAAAGGCATGGTCGATCTGTTTGAACTGCAGAAAGCCTCGCTGGCCGACTGA
- a CDS encoding YicC/YloC family endoribonuclease: MVHSMTAFARVERAGSQGTLIWELRSVNHRYLEPHLRLPEALRDLEGAVREALRQGLSRGKVECTLRFNEESTGKPLQVDRERAAQLVAAAETVASLIKQPAPLNPLEVLAWPGVLVADASDPQTLNNEAIALFDEALKELKNGRGREGSELARLINERLDSMTSEVTTLRALVPQMLAAQRQKVLDRFADMQAELDPQRLEQEMVLLAQKSDVAEELDRLSTHITEVRRVLKSGGAAGRRLDFLMQELNREANTLGSKAFDPRSTQSAVNLKVLIEQMREQVQNIE; this comes from the coding sequence ATGGTGCACAGCATGACCGCTTTTGCTCGTGTCGAGCGCGCCGGTAGCCAGGGCACCCTGATCTGGGAACTGCGCTCGGTCAACCATCGCTACCTGGAACCCCATCTGCGTCTGCCCGAGGCCCTGCGCGACCTCGAAGGTGCCGTGCGTGAAGCCCTGCGCCAGGGCCTGTCACGCGGCAAGGTCGAATGCACCTTGCGCTTCAACGAAGAGAGCACCGGCAAGCCGCTGCAGGTAGACCGCGAGCGCGCGGCGCAATTGGTAGCGGCCGCCGAGACCGTTGCCAGCCTGATCAAGCAACCGGCTCCGTTGAATCCGTTGGAGGTGCTGGCCTGGCCTGGCGTGCTGGTGGCAGATGCCAGCGACCCACAAACCCTCAACAATGAGGCTATCGCCTTGTTTGACGAGGCGCTCAAGGAGCTCAAGAACGGCCGCGGCCGCGAAGGCAGCGAATTGGCCCGCCTGATCAACGAGCGCCTGGACAGCATGACCAGCGAAGTCACCACCCTGCGCGCCCTGGTGCCGCAGATGCTGGCCGCCCAGCGCCAAAAGGTCCTCGACCGCTTCGCCGACATGCAGGCCGAACTCGACCCGCAACGCCTGGAGCAGGAAATGGTCCTGCTGGCGCAAAAGAGTGACGTCGCCGAAGAGCTCGATCGCCTGAGCACTCACATCACTGAAGTTCGCCGGGTGCTCAAGTCCGGTGGCGCCGCCGGTCGACGCCTGGACTTCCTGATGCAGGAGCTCAACCGCGAAGCCAACACCCTGGGCTCCAAAGCCTTCGACCCACGCAGCACCCAGTCCGCGGTCAACCTCAAGGTACTGATCGAGCAGATGCGTGAACAAGTACAGAACATTGAGTAA
- the gmk gene encoding guanylate kinase: MNHSSGTLYIVSAPSGAGKTSLVKALIDAQPTIRVSVSHTTRAMRPGEEHGVNYHFVDHAEFARMIEQGDFLEQAEVFGNFYGTSRSALQQTLDQGHDLILEIDWQGAQQVRKLMPEARSIFILPPTQEALRQRLTNRGQDSDEIIEGRMREAVSEMSHYDEYDFVIINDDFATALEDLKAVFRANRLLQANQQQRHGQLLKQLLA; the protein is encoded by the coding sequence ATGAATCACAGCAGCGGCACCCTTTATATCGTTTCGGCCCCGTCCGGCGCCGGCAAGACCAGCCTGGTCAAAGCCCTGATCGACGCCCAGCCGACCATCCGCGTGTCGGTGTCGCACACCACCCGCGCCATGCGCCCAGGCGAAGAACACGGGGTGAACTACCACTTCGTCGACCACGCCGAGTTCGCCCGCATGATCGAGCAGGGTGACTTCCTCGAGCAGGCCGAGGTATTCGGTAATTTCTACGGGACCTCGCGCAGCGCGCTGCAGCAGACCCTCGACCAGGGCCATGACCTGATCCTGGAGATCGACTGGCAAGGCGCCCAGCAGGTGCGCAAACTGATGCCCGAGGCACGCTCGATCTTCATCCTGCCGCCAACCCAGGAAGCCCTGCGCCAGCGCCTGACCAACCGTGGCCAGGACAGCGACGAGATCATCGAAGGTCGGATGCGTGAAGCGGTAAGCGAGATGAGCCACTACGACGAGTATGACTTCGTCATCATCAACGATGACTTCGCCACTGCGCTGGAAGACCTCAAGGCGGTGTTCCGCGCCAACCGCTTGCTGCAGGCGAACCAGCAGCAGCGTCATGGCCAGCTGCTCAAGCAATTGCTTGCCTGA
- a CDS encoding APC family permease, whose translation MGQARTQADTAAKATKGLAKGRLGLLASIVLGISTIAPVYTLTGALGPTVREVGAHLPAVFIVGFLPMLLVALGYRELNSAEPDSGTSFTWSARAFGPMIGWIGGWGLVTATTIVLSNLAGVAVDFFYLFLGQITGSHEVAALSDNLLINVVTCCVFIAMAVWICCRGIATTMTVQYGLVALQLVVLVGFAMAAFGGSSVETPPLAFDLDWFNPFGVESFSAFTAGLSLSIFIFWGWDVCLSISEESVGSGDTPGRAATLTVLLILGLYLVTAIATLQFAGIGDIGLGLNNPRIQENVFAHLAGPVMGPLAILMSIAVLASTAASLQSTFVSPARTLLAMGYYGAVPERFASVCPRSKTPRYATICAGVAAAVFYVTMRTLSENVLADTITALGMMICFYYSLTAYACVWYFRHSLFDSVRHFLMRGLCPLLGGGILSVIFLQTAYDSASPSFGSGSHVGGLGLVFVIAVIITLLGLGLMLLSRLRAPAFFLGMTLHRHATVSSRR comes from the coding sequence ATGGGACAGGCTCGCACCCAGGCAGACACTGCAGCGAAAGCAACCAAGGGGCTGGCCAAGGGCCGGCTCGGGCTGCTGGCGAGCATTGTGCTTGGCATTTCCACCATTGCACCGGTGTACACCCTCACCGGCGCGCTCGGCCCGACCGTGCGCGAGGTCGGTGCCCATTTGCCGGCGGTGTTCATCGTTGGTTTCCTGCCCATGTTGCTGGTAGCCCTGGGTTACCGCGAGCTGAATTCGGCGGAGCCTGACAGCGGAACTTCCTTTACCTGGTCGGCCCGGGCATTTGGCCCGATGATCGGCTGGATCGGTGGTTGGGGGCTGGTAACGGCAACTACGATCGTGCTGTCGAACCTCGCCGGTGTGGCGGTGGACTTCTTTTACCTCTTTCTCGGGCAAATCACCGGCAGCCACGAGGTGGCTGCGCTAAGCGACAACTTGTTGATCAACGTGGTCACCTGTTGCGTGTTCATCGCCATGGCGGTGTGGATTTGCTGTCGCGGGATTGCCACCACCATGACCGTGCAGTACGGCCTGGTGGCATTGCAGTTGGTGGTCCTGGTGGGCTTTGCCATGGCCGCGTTCGGTGGCTCTTCTGTCGAGACGCCGCCACTGGCGTTTGACCTGGACTGGTTCAACCCCTTCGGTGTCGAGTCGTTCTCGGCATTTACCGCGGGCTTGTCGCTGTCGATCTTCATCTTCTGGGGCTGGGATGTGTGCCTGAGCATCAGTGAAGAATCGGTGGGCAGCGGTGATACCCCTGGCCGTGCGGCGACCCTGACGGTGCTGCTGATTCTGGGCCTGTACCTGGTCACAGCGATTGCCACCCTGCAGTTCGCCGGTATCGGCGATATCGGCCTGGGCCTGAACAACCCGCGTATCCAGGAAAACGTCTTCGCCCACCTGGCAGGTCCTGTCATGGGGCCACTGGCGATCCTGATGTCCATCGCCGTACTGGCCAGCACCGCCGCCTCGCTGCAGTCGACCTTCGTTTCGCCGGCGCGCACCTTGCTGGCCATGGGGTACTACGGCGCGGTGCCGGAGCGCTTCGCCAGCGTCTGCCCACGCTCGAAAACCCCGCGTTATGCCACTATTTGCGCTGGCGTGGCGGCGGCTGTGTTCTACGTCACCATGCGTACCCTGAGCGAGAACGTGCTGGCTGATACCATCACGGCCCTGGGCATGATGATCTGCTTCTACTACTCGCTGACTGCCTATGCGTGCGTCTGGTACTTCCGCCACAGCCTGTTCGACAGCGTGCGTCACTTCCTGATGCGTGGCCTGTGCCCACTGCTGGGGGGAGGCATTCTTTCGGTGATCTTCCTGCAGACGGCATACGACAGCGCTTCGCCTTCGTTCGGCAGCGGTTCGCATGTAGGGGGCTTGGGGCTGGTGTTCGTGATCGCAGTGATCATCACACTGCTGGGGCTGGGGCTGATGTTGCTGTCACGCCTGCGGGCGCCGGCGTTCTTCCTGGGCATGACCCTGCACCGTCACGCCACGGTCTCCAGCCGCCGCTAA
- a CDS encoding gamma-glutamyl-gamma-aminobutyrate hydrolase family protein, which produces MQTTTDLPPLIGISACRQQLGHNSSHTVGDKYVEAAGFAGIPLILPARAEPVDPMRVLERLDGILFTGSPSNIEPHHYNGAPSVEGTKHDVFRDRLTLPLLQAAIATGVPVFCICRGFQELNVALGGTLHQRVQELPGFLDHREPQDAPLEEQYSPRHSVTVQPGGLFERLGLEPSFMVNSLHSQGIDRLAGDLRAEARAPDGLIEAVSMPDAPGFVVGVQWHPEYRMAENPVSLRLFQAFREACLARARGERHRGKAL; this is translated from the coding sequence ATGCAAACTACCACTGACCTGCCGCCTTTGATTGGCATTTCGGCTTGTCGTCAGCAACTTGGCCACAACTCGTCGCATACCGTGGGCGATAAATATGTCGAGGCGGCAGGCTTCGCCGGGATCCCGCTGATTCTCCCGGCGCGGGCCGAGCCGGTCGATCCAATGCGCGTGCTTGAGCGCCTGGATGGCATTCTTTTTACCGGTTCGCCTTCAAATATCGAGCCGCATCATTACAATGGCGCCCCCAGCGTGGAAGGTACGAAACACGATGTGTTTCGCGACCGCCTGACCCTGCCTTTGCTGCAGGCCGCCATTGCCACCGGTGTGCCGGTGTTCTGCATCTGCCGTGGATTTCAGGAACTGAACGTCGCCCTGGGCGGCACCTTGCACCAGCGGGTGCAGGAGCTGCCAGGTTTCCTGGATCACCGCGAGCCGCAGGACGCCCCGCTGGAAGAGCAATACAGCCCGCGCCATAGCGTCACCGTTCAGCCCGGCGGGTTGTTCGAGCGCCTTGGGCTGGAGCCCAGCTTCATGGTCAATTCCCTTCACAGCCAGGGCATCGATCGCCTGGCGGGTGATTTGCGCGCGGAAGCGCGGGCGCCAGATGGGTTGATCGAAGCGGTGTCGATGCCAGACGCCCCGGGCTTTGTAGTCGGTGTGCAATGGCACCCCGAGTACCGCATGGCCGAGAACCCGGTTTCGCTGCGTCTGTTCCAGGCGTTTCGTGAGGCATGCCTGGCCCGTGCAAGGGGCGAGCGTCACCGGGGGAAGGCCCTATGA